Below is a genomic region from Trichoplusia ni isolate ovarian cell line Hi5 unplaced genomic scaffold, tn1 tig00002358, whole genome shotgun sequence.
TGAGACTTTTGGATACGCCCGCCAACTCTTAGAATCCCATTATCGTCAATAATCGGACAAAGATTGCGTAGCTTACTACTTTTTGATACATTGCTGTGagattttaactgttttatttcttctttgaaATATATAGCTTGAAATTgcttgatacaaatatttaacgtTAAATTTACTTCTTCCGGTGTaacaattttagaaaaacaTCCACGTTTGTCTCgaggtaatttaaaattaagaaatcgTCTGCAATATGAAATAATTCTTAACATTTTTGacaaattagaatatttattcCATATAAATTCCTCTTGAATATTTATAGCAGTTAGAGATCTCACACGTTCCTCCTCTCGGGTGTCTTCGATATTTGAAGCACTGAGATTTAGGGTTTCCATAGACAACCAAACCGGTCCATTCCACCATAGTGAATAGTTCGCCAAATCAGGACCTTGTAAGCCCCGTGACGCACAGTCAGCTGGGTTCATATCTGTAGACACGAGACCCCACTGCTCGTAATCTATGATATTCAATATGTCGGACACTCGGTTCCTCACGAATGTGCTCCACCGACTTGGTCCACCTTTCAACCAAGCCAAAACAATAGTGGAATCGGTCCATgcatataaattatctttagaTACTCCCAACACTTGAGATATCTCTGAGATCAGTTTGGCTGCTAATGCAGCACCACAAAGTTCCAATCTAGGGATGGAAACTTGCTTCTCGATTGGAGCTACCTTTGTTTTTGAAGATATTAGGCGTACGTGCACCTGCTCCTCATTAATAACTCTCACGTACACGGTTGCAGCGAATGCGGCCTGTGATGCATCAGCGAAAGATGGCAACTCAATTTTTGTTACGCGTGTGCAGTGTAACCATCATGGTATGCTAAGGTCTTTGATGCACATCAGGTTTTCACGATATCGCAGCCATTCTGCTTGCAAAATACCGTCAATAGGCTCGTCCCAGTCTAGACCTGTCTTCCACAACTTTTGCATGATCATCTTAGCTATTACTACAACAGGCGCTATTAATCCTAAAGGGTCATAAAGTTTAGCTATTTCGGAAAGAATATGACGTTTTGTGATTGGTTGCTTAGGTTCTGGTAAATTGACAGTATATTCGAAAGTATCGGCTACTCTATTCCAGGTCAAACCTAGCACCTTAATGACACTATTAACTTTAAAGGGCAACTCATTATCATCGCGTTTGTTTTCCCCAATATACTGTAACAAGGCTTCACAATTATTGCTCCATTTTTGAAGTTGAAATCCTCCCGAGTTCATGAGGTTGTTCATCTCGTTGTAGATATCAATAGCTTCTTCTACTGTCTCGCTTCCAGAGAGGAGATCGTCCATATAGTAATCAGTTTCAGTAGTTTTAGCAGCAATAGGGTACTTTAATTTCTCGTCGTGTGCAAGTGCCTGGAGAGATTTTACGGCTAGATACGGTGCACATGCTGTACCGAAGGTCAGCCTCAGTAGTTTGTAATGCTTTACTGGCTCGTTAGCTGATGATCTCCATAATAATCTCTGATAGTCCGTATCTTCTTCCGCTACACGCACCATTCTGAACATCTTAATTATATCTGCTGTAATGCAAATTTTATGAGTCCTCCATCTCATTAATATATGGCGTAATTCTTGTTGTAGTTGAGGACCAACACATAAGTCGTCATTCAAAGAAAATCCATTAGAACCTTTGCACGATGCGTCAAAGACTACACGAACCTTTGTGGTACTCTTGTCCTCTCGAACGACGGCATGGTGAGGAAGATAGACAGCTTTAGAGTTATCAATCTCTGACGAATTAACTTGTAACATATGATTTAAACTAATGTATTCTTCCATGACCTTTTGCTATTTTTCTCTAAGCTTCGAATcttttgataactttttttccaaataattaAACCTTTTAGCTGCTATTTCCCTCAACCCACCATATTGACATTTCGGGTCCTTATTTTGAAACGGTAACCTTACCACGAATCGTCCAATTTTATCTCTGACAGTTGTGGCTTCATAAAATTCTTCGCATCTTTCTTCCTCCTTAGAAAACTTCCTGTGTATGCTGTTAGGTTCCTTTTCTATCTCCCAAAATTTACGTAATAGCTCGTCCTCTTTCACTTGAACGTGTAGGGTTGTAATGCGTGTGTGTCTTTGCTGAGGTAGATGCTTGTGATATCTTTCCAGATACCACCCAGACAAGGGTTGTATTTTGTGCCAATAGATGACCCTTGGGGTGCTTTATTACGCCGTCTAACAAAACGTCACTATAGACCTCAGCTCCAAGCAGAATATCTATTCTGCCTGGTGTTGTAAAACCTGGATCAGCCAATTCAAGTTCATCAAGTTTTGACCAATCAGGCATTTCAAGATTAATGGTTGGTAGCAGTGCTGTTAGTGTGCGCAGTACATACGCATTGACTCGAACTGACTCCCCAGGATTGTGGCGTGATTTCACGCTAAGTGAAACCATGTATTTAATTCTCGTCTGCCCCTCTCCTACACCTGACACCCAACCACTCACTGATTTACGAGGTAAATTTAATAACTGAACGGTTGCCTCGGTTATAAATGATGCTTGCGACCCTTGGTCTAGCAAAGCCCTAATTATATGTTCGCAACCATTCTTGCTACTAACAAACACTTTAGCAGTAGCTAATAACACAgaatttgtttgtatattttcacAATGACAAGAAACAACATTTGCATCAGTTGAAGAAGGAGTGGACTTACCTGTGGACTCCTCACTAACGGTACCTGTAGCAGTGTTTTCTCCTCCCTTAGATTTCTCCGTATTTTGGTCTCGCTCGAAGTAAAGAAGGGAGTGGTGACGCCGTCCACACCTCTTGCAACACGCTGACTGACGGCATTTGCACACCGAGTGTGATGACGCAAGGCAGTTGAAACACAGTTTGTTCTTTTGAACGTACTCCTGTCTTTCCTTGGTAGACATGTCGGCGAATTTCTTGCAATGGTAGATATAGTGCTCGCTGTTACATAACGCACACTTGATTTCGCGTTCTTTTCCATCCTTGTTTACATTTGCATGAAAAGCCTTAGGTTTAACAGCTGGTTTCGATTGCGATGATTTTGCCTTGTTACTCTCGATCATTTCCAGCGATCTGAACCTTGATTCTAGGAAATCTCTCAAATCTTGCCAAGTGGGCATGTCGCAATTAGTTGCGCTAAGTCGCTGTTCCCACTGCTTCATAGTTTCTGGATCCAGTTTGGACACAACAAGATAATTGATCATCAAGTCCCATTTGCCACACTCGGCTCCTAAGTTTTTCAATGACTTTAAGCACGTTGACGTCGTATCTACCAAGTGTTTGATCGAACTTGCTGACTcagtatgtacatatttttgtgaaaaaagaaCTCTCAAAATTGCATTGCAATTGAACCTCTTGTTATTATAACGTTTCACTAATTCGATCCACGCGTCATCATAGTTCGCATCTGTAGTTGTGTAGTTACGCAAAATTACTTCTGGTTCTCCCGATAAATTGCTCTTCAAATAATGCAATTTCTCTACTGGTGACAGTTTTGTATTTCTGTGTATTAAGGAAAAAAACAGGTCAAAAAATGTCTGCCATTCCTCATATTTGCCGCTGAATGtgggtattttaatttttggcaATTTGATTTCGTTGCTTTCTGACGACCTTTGACCTTCAGCAGTACTAAGCATTGGAACCGGTATCGTTGCTTCCAGCAATGGCTGAAGAGCTTCCTTGATGGCTGCCTTATATTGTATATACGTTTCTTGAAATACATCGTAtatcttttctttaaaatacgGATTTTTTCTCTCTTCATCTTTAGTCAAACTCACAATAATACCTTTGTGTCCGTCTTTAAAGTTCTTCCAAAACTCTTCTAGCAACTCTAATCTCGTTTCCAAGTACGCTCTTTTAATTCTGTCCTTTGGCgtctttttaaaattcttttctGCATTCCTTAAATTTTCTAATAGTTCGTATTGATAAGGCACCAGATCTTCCATTGTAACTTAATGTGCTCAATAAAAATACGCGTACACAACTACAAAAGTAGAATAGTTACTGCACAGGTTAATAGTTTATTCCACGGAAAAAATATGTTCACAATGTCCACAAGAGGGTAACCGTTGCGAAATATTATGTTGCACTGTTCGTTAATTACGCACTCAATTGTCTATAATGTTCGTAATCCGATCACTCactgaatgtttttataatgttcatCAAAAACACAATCTCACAATTATTCGCaacaggtttttattttactaaatagcAATAACATAACACTTCTAAGAATCCTTATCGCTTTCTTTTGTTCTCCGCGACGCGCCCGTTCGCTACCGGTCAGCGGTAacatccggctcgaaggaccaaatGTTTACGGCGATAAGGTTGAGTATTGCCTTTACTGATTTTCGAATTGAAACAACGTGTGGACTGTACGaagatttattttgaactaaaactaATTAGCGTCAAGTGGACTGTAACGACACAAATTAAGTATATATGAATGAGATCTATAGACTAACAAACATCGTAAGCTGTGATTTTGGACAAACTGCAACAAAGAACAGCACAGCAGTACTCACCGCTCGGTCATTCCTGACCCAAAGGATCATTCGTTATCTTGATTATAAAAGTTAACTTTATCTCAGCAATTTTCTCTACTATACTAGAGACCCTTTCCAATGTCAGAGCAACCAAGTACCTCTACAATCTTACTATTGCCAACAGCAACTCATAACTTGAACTAATCGCaaatctcaaagcaggaatATGAGTCATACAAGGCCCACACGCATTCCACCTGAACGCTGAGTCCACCAGACTCCATGGTCTCTCCAAGACCCGATCTCAGCCAGAGCCACCATAGTCTCTGCTACAGTCCCACCTCCGCCAGAGCTACCACGGCCTCTGCTTCGGTCTTACTTCAGCCAGAGCCACACAGGCCTCTGCTTCAGTCTCCACCTCGGCCAGAGCCACCATGGCCTCTGCATCGGTCTAACCTCCGCCAGAGCACTACGGCCTCTGCCTCGATCCTGACCACTGACCAATGACCTAAGATTCCATACCATCATAATTCTCAGCCTCTTTCTCTACTTGAAACGGTACTTAGTTCTCGAACATACATCTGAGATACAGTTACTTTGAATAAAGTCTTTACTTGAGTTAGTAACTAACTCTTTCCCACAAAGTTTAACTCACAAGTTTAATACTCAACACGCATAGCTGAAAATAATGACATGTGGATCAACACCTATCGTCATTCAAATAATAAGAAACtcattaaaacataacagtGCTCAAATTCGATTAACTCTGGAAAATGTTCATCACCACTATTCAATCATAATCATAAACCAAATGACCTTCACTCGGTCCAACACCATGTAACCTTCTCAGGTTACCAAACAGTAGGCAACCTCTATCCGGTCACCACCACACGTAACCTCTATCCGGTCACCAACACACGTAACCTCCATCCGGTTTCAAACACCTCGGCACAAACACCACCAGAGAATCTCAACCTCTCAAGgcttaatcaaaataatctCAAACTAGGTTTGTTCAACATGTCAGTCAATTTCCTGTACACAACCCGCATTGCAAAACAATAACGTTAAAATCTTAAATAGCCAACTTCATAGCAGAACTCTCATTAACTCGTAGTTAATATGCAGCtccttaacaaaaataaattgtaatcgacccaccgttgtgATCCTGCAGGCAGCTCGACCAGAAGCACCAACGTCAAGTTAGTTCTCACTGCAGTCCTCGACTCGTACTCTCTGCACTCCGCACCAGTTTACCTCGATGCTTTTAACGTACAGACATAGCGGACGGCATAGTTTGCTTCTTGAGTAACTGTCCCTTGAAGTTTACATTATAAGACGACACGCTGTAATAAGAACAATCATTAGTTTTCAACATTAAAACCACACAAGAATCACACTCAagacaatttgtttaaacttccgatacctcgccACATGGCTACAATCATTATACTTACTTgcgttgagtttttttttttttacttactcggtacaataaccatcaaacctttaatCCTTTCGTTTTGCCAGAATTCCGATTTAGTCGTAGACTTGAACGTAGTACGCATTAGAAGGCAGCGACATAATATGTAATTCTCCAATATTCATTGTCAGCTCAAATTATCTTGTGGACGTCGACccatcccacttctgatgtcgGCGTggctctcttttgggtgtcaggatagccgacatcgggatagggtattcaataaaacacacattcacgcctcattatctcattatcgtttaatcctaaccctatctggacatattcccaacaacgcccgcccgtcaccgcttgctaagcgcgctggagagaacaaacagcgcaacaaactccccagccttgcgctgtccaatcattacacattatttagttactttacacaatctatattcacaatattaacaacacaatcatcaattacgcctcaacaattactaactttaatattacgcaataatcacttagtatccaatccactattctaaattcaaatatacccgcgcttctattttacaaccagccagtattggcgcgaacagtaactatataggttttatgaatgaggttgcgaactatttatcacaaatgaggttttaattatgatttaattatttattctcatgctcatctccgacgTATATAAGATTAGCAGAAAATGTCAAGTCGGTAAACCACACTGAGTTACCATTACACACCGACGCGATAAGTTTATTTCTGCTACCTTTCTTAATATTCTGTTTAGGTTTTTCCACTGTTTATTCAAGACTTTAAGTAACATTTCTATGAGGGGTACTCATTCAATTCTGTATTCCTACTGCTTCATAACAGCCGCCTCAAAAGGTACCATGTGCGAGTTGCCCATTTCTGCACTTAAATTGTACATGTATTGCATGTGTCCAATCTAAAAAATCTTTGAGCTTTGTTGTGTGCACCCTATTacccaaatataataaatatccacattttatttaatttctttcagAGGTTCCAATGCATCGGTTTCCAGATGCTGTCAAATTTCCTGAACAATTTAAAACCTGGGTCAGTCTTGTTGGTGGCAAAATCGAGACATCTACTGATTTGGAACACTACAAGAAAATGCGAATTTGTGCCATACACTTTATCGACAGTCACAGAAACCGAAATAAACGGTTGAGTGCATTAGCAGTTCCAATGCTTCATTTACCTGGTAAGTTCTAATTAATacattatcataaatttataatgattcAGGGATGAATTCATTTAGATTGAATCTTTGctagggtattttttttttgttactaatcATCAGtcttatttctatattatatctttgttatgttttaatatttagtaggtaaataattattacacaaGTACATTATGGTGCATTTCCACTCGTAGGTCACCTTGGTTAAACTCAGACCTCCTAGGTCTGAGTCAGCAAATGCTAATTTTCTAACCTTTTCACATCCctacaattttaaattctattaattCACAGGAAAATTGCAATCTCCAGAAACATTGGAACAAGACTCAACCTCTGAACAACCATTACAGTCTACAATATTACAGCCTGATATTACAGGTGAAATGTttgatttttgttgttatttcttACTAGTATTGTGTTTCTTGTTTTGTGTCAGTCAAGTTCCCTTActttccaaattcaaataaatgttagaGAATTTCTATACCAGGCATTGAATTCTGGTAATGtagaataaaattctaattttatacatttgcaGAGCAATTTGGAAGCCAAATTATCTTGGAAACATCGATGCAACACTCCTCATCTCAATCTGCAATTGCAGGTAAAAATTATGCATGTATAATTactattatacatatacatacttattattattcagTAGGATTCTTATCTTGTAACTATTCTTTGATgtgttgttatattaattataactattaaatttCAGGTTCATCTAAAACCATTGCATCTTCAAACCGTGTGACACTAGAGCATAATTATAGTGCAATCACCAGGCCTAAAAGAACAGCTGGAAaaggtattaattttattattgtctaGGTGCTTGTGGTGCAGTAATACAATAGTAGTTGTCATAATCAATAAGTTTAGGCTGCTTTTAATCTGTGTGTGTATCACATTTCATTTTAAGCATCTTCATACTTAGCCAGTTAAGCAATTCACTTATTAGCTGAACCTACCAATCCATATGGTAGAATACCTGTTGGAGGTTAAAATGGAGTCTAAGCTTTCAACGCTAGCGAAAATACCCTTGTGGACATCCATTTCTTGggctttttttttatgtatattcctttattttttatttcacatgAACTGCACTAAGTACTGATTTGCCATTCTTAATAAATCTTAAAGTTTTCAATGAGACCACCTGTTTTAAATTCTTTGATTAATCTATGTTTGCGATTGCTTTACATGAAACTCCTCGAATTTCCCATATTAGAACA
It encodes:
- the LOC113507532 gene encoding uncharacterized protein LOC113507532: MVRVAEEDTDYQRLLWRSSANEPVKHYKLLRLTFGTACAPYLAVKSLQALAHDEKLKYPIAAKTTETDYYMDDLLSGSETVEEAIDIYNEMNNLMNSGGFQLQKWSNNCEALLQYIGENKRDDNELPFKVNSVIKVLGLTWNRVADTFEYTVNLPEPKQPITKRHILSEIAKLYDPLGLIAPVVVIAKMIMQKLWKTGLDWDEPIDGILQAEWLRYRENLMCIKDLSIP
- the LOC113507533 gene encoding uncharacterized protein LOC113507533, whose translation is MEDLVPYQYELLENLRNAEKNFKKTPKDRIKRAYLETRLELLEEFWKNFKDGHKGIIVSLTKDEERKNPYFKEKIYDVFQETYIQYKAAIKEALQPLLEATIPVPMLSTAEGQRSSESNEIKLPKIKIPTFSGKYEEWQTFFDLFFSLIHRNTKLSPVEKLHYLKSNLSGEPEVILRNYTTTDANYDDAWIELVKRYNNKRFNCNAILRVLFSQKYVHTESASSIKHLVDTTSTCLKSLKNLGAECGKWDLMINYLVVSKLDPETMKQWEQRLSATNCDMPTWQDLRDFLESRFRSLEMIESNKAKSSQSKPAVKPKAFHANVNKDGKEREIKCALCNSEHYIYHCKKFADMSTKERQEYVQKNKLCFNCLASSHSVCKCRQSACCKRCGRRHHSLLYFERDQNTEKSKGGENTATGTVSEESTVKEDELLRKFWEIEKEPNSIHRKFSKEEERCEEFYEATTVRDKIGRFVRLITLKLSIFLTMPSFERTRVPQRFV